The window TTCGTTCGGCTCGTCCGGCAGCGGGACCCGCAGTTTCGCCGCGGACTGCCGCACCGCGACGTCGAGCTGCCCGTGGTCGACCATGAGCGTCATCCCGAGCGCCTGGATCTTCGGGTTGCGTGAGACCTCGCGGGCGATCTCACCCGCGGGTCCCTCCCAGAGGCCCGCCCGGCGCGCGGCACGCAGCAGCTCCACGTCGGCGGCGCCGAGCGGACCCCATTCGGTCGGTCGCGGCTCGGGGTTCCGCGACTCGACGAGGATTGTGGGCACCAGCCCCACCGCGACCACCGCGAGGAGCAGCACGGCGGCGACCGCGGCGAGGACCCGTCTGGGCCCGCTAACGATTGACCGCACTGGAATCCTCCAGCACCGTGGTGATCTCGGCCTTGCCGCCGGTGGCGCCGACCACGAACCACTCGGCGTCGCGCCCGGTCATCTCACCGGGCATGGAGTCCCCGGCGAAGGTGTAGAGCGGCCTGCCCGCCAGCGTGGCCTGCTTCGGCCCGCCCGGTCGGTCGACGGACCCGACCATGGACTGGTCGAGATCGGTGATCTTGAGGTCTTCGGTGAACGGCACCGGCCGCCAGGTCTCCGCGCACTTGCCCGTGCACGCTGACCTGGCCGGACTTGTCTTGTCGCGCACGAATCCGTAGACCGTGCGCCCGTTGCCGTCCACGACGATGGGACCGCTGTTGAAGCCGCGCACCAGTTGCAACCCGGCGGGGCGTGGCTGCGCGGCAACGAGTTCGACGTGGTGTCCCCGGCGTTCCTTGGGCTTGGCTTCGTCGCCGCCGTGGCATCCCGCCACAGCGAACGCCAGGCCCACCAGCATGACCGCTTTCATTCCGACCTCCGCGCTGCCGTCTTGGGTCTGTGC is drawn from Actinokineospora alba and contains these coding sequences:
- a CDS encoding COG4315 family predicted lipoprotein, coding for MKAVMLVGLAFAVAGCHGGDEAKPKERRGHHVELVAAQPRPAGLQLVRGFNSGPIVVDGNGRTVYGFVRDKTSPARSACTGKCAETWRPVPFTEDLKITDLDQSMVGSVDRPGGPKQATLAGRPLYTFAGDSMPGEMTGRDAEWFVVGATGGKAEITTVLEDSSAVNR